Proteins from a single region of Abyssalbus ytuae:
- a CDS encoding response regulator transcription factor yields MKKYTIAVVDDHRLFAQSLEALISSFGDYEVAFYVANGKEFIAAVEESSTLPDVVLLDINMPIMNGIETMAWIKENKPELKTIALSMDDSEETIIKMLRLGAKGYLLKDIHPDVFRKAITDVIEKGFYYSDRITNALLDSIDKKEKEDDIQLKDREVEFLKLACTEKTYKEIAGEMFLSPKTIDGYRETLFDKLEVKSRIGLVLYAIKNKLIEI; encoded by the coding sequence ATGAAAAAATATACTATAGCCGTTGTTGATGATCACAGGCTATTTGCTCAATCGCTGGAAGCTTTAATTTCTTCTTTCGGTGATTATGAGGTGGCTTTTTATGTGGCAAATGGTAAAGAGTTTATAGCAGCTGTAGAAGAATCATCAACTTTGCCCGATGTGGTTTTATTAGACATTAATATGCCGATAATGAACGGAATAGAAACGATGGCATGGATAAAAGAAAATAAACCAGAGTTAAAAACTATTGCCCTTTCTATGGATGATAGTGAGGAAACTATAATAAAAATGTTACGGTTGGGGGCTAAAGGTTATCTCCTCAAAGATATTCACCCTGATGTTTTCCGGAAAGCCATAACCGATGTTATTGAGAAAGGATTTTATTATTCAGACAGAATTACCAATGCATTATTGGATTCAATTGATAAAAAAGAGAAAGAAGATGATATTCAGTTAAAAGACAGAGAAGTAGAATTCTTAAAACTTGCCTGTACTGAAAAAACGTATAAGGAAATTGCCGGTGAAATGTTTTTATCACCAAAAACCATAGATGGTTACCGTGAGACACTTTTTGATAAACTGGAAGTTAAAAGTAGAATAGGTTTGGTTTTATATGCCATCAAAAATAAATTAATTGAAATTTAA
- a CDS encoding aldehyde dehydrogenase has product MSASIKEIIINQRTFFNSQQTKDITFRKKVLKKLYSEILKREKQICDALYNDFKKSEFESLISETQFTLAEIKDLIKNLKRWCEPERVLASLTNFPSQDWIYKEPYGTVLIISPWNYPFQLAMVPLASAIAAGNTVALKPSEFTPNTSHIIIQIVTAVFNKLHVTVFEGGVETSQILLKEKWDYIFFTGSTNVGKIVYKAAAENLTPVTLELGGKNPCIVDETANIKLAAKRIAWGKFLNGGQTCIAPDYILIPPQVKFDFLKELKNEITRAYGTEPKKSQDFPRIINKKNFDRLAKMLENETIVLGGITDESEFYISPTIIDEPKPDSEVMKDEIFGPILPVISYTSEEHLEEIITSYNKPLSLYIFSARKSFIKKMIKKYSFGGGCVNDTIANFTNKNLPFGGVGSSGIGAYHGKMNFDTFSHKKAIVKKANWLDIPLRYAPYGKKIWLAKKIRKLF; this is encoded by the coding sequence ATGTCAGCATCAATAAAAGAAATAATTATTAATCAAAGAACTTTTTTTAATTCTCAACAAACAAAAGACATCACTTTTAGAAAAAAAGTATTAAAAAAATTATACAGTGAAATTTTAAAAAGAGAAAAACAAATTTGTGATGCTTTATATAATGATTTTAAAAAGTCGGAATTTGAATCATTGATTTCAGAAACTCAATTTACTCTGGCGGAAATAAAAGATTTAATAAAAAACCTGAAGAGATGGTGTGAACCTGAAAGAGTATTAGCCTCCCTTACAAATTTTCCTTCCCAGGATTGGATTTATAAAGAACCCTACGGAACTGTTTTAATTATTTCTCCATGGAATTACCCTTTTCAATTAGCTATGGTACCCCTGGCATCGGCAATTGCTGCAGGGAATACTGTTGCCCTAAAGCCATCGGAGTTTACACCAAATACTTCTCATATAATAATTCAAATAGTTACTGCCGTTTTTAATAAATTACATGTTACTGTTTTTGAAGGAGGTGTGGAAACTTCACAAATCTTATTAAAAGAAAAATGGGATTACATTTTTTTTACAGGGAGTACAAATGTTGGAAAAATAGTATATAAAGCAGCAGCAGAAAATTTAACTCCCGTTACTTTAGAACTGGGAGGGAAAAATCCTTGTATAGTAGATGAAACAGCAAACATTAAACTTGCGGCAAAAAGAATAGCTTGGGGTAAATTTTTAAATGGCGGACAAACTTGTATTGCCCCGGATTATATCTTAATACCCCCGCAGGTAAAATTTGATTTTTTAAAAGAACTGAAAAATGAAATCACCAGGGCTTATGGAACAGAACCAAAAAAATCGCAAGATTTTCCCAGGATTATCAATAAAAAGAATTTTGACCGGTTAGCAAAAATGCTGGAAAATGAAACTATAGTTTTGGGAGGTATTACAGATGAAAGTGAATTTTACATCTCCCCTACAATTATTGATGAGCCAAAACCAGACAGTGAAGTAATGAAAGATGAAATTTTCGGGCCGATTTTACCCGTCATAAGCTATACCAGTGAAGAGCATTTGGAAGAAATTATCACATCTTATAACAAACCTTTGTCCCTTTATATATTCTCTGCAAGAAAAAGTTTTATAAAGAAAATGATAAAGAAGTATTCATTTGGGGGAGGATGTGTAAATGATACTATTGCCAACTTCACCAATAAAAATCTTCCGTTTGGCGGAGTTGGCAGTAGCGGGATAGGTGCTTATCATGGCAAAATGAATTTTGATACTTTTTCACATAAAAAGGCAATAGTGAAAAAGGCCAACTGGTTGGATATACCTTTAAGATATGCTCCTTATGGAAAAAAAATATGGCTTGCTAAAAAGATTAGAAAATTATTTTAA
- the pxpB gene encoding 5-oxoprolinase subunit PxpB translates to MSNKFVLNYKPFGNKAILIEWPPHIDESILDEVIKTKQIVLETFKSIEVIPAYNSLTLIFKDYIDYDKILYQLKNLPESNKKIKKRTKRTWKIPVCYDKEFGLDMQDFSRQKKISEKEIIKLHTQPLYTVYCIGFLPGFMYLGGLDEKLFHPRRTAPRLKIPKGSVGIGGQQTGVYPKQSPGGWNIIGNSPAEIFNADEDNPCKVEVGDKIIFYEITKAEYELIKIQVDTNIFNLESEVVHD, encoded by the coding sequence GTGTCAAATAAATTTGTCTTAAATTATAAACCGTTTGGAAATAAAGCCATTTTAATAGAATGGCCTCCACATATTGATGAATCTATACTGGATGAGGTTATAAAAACCAAACAAATAGTTTTGGAAACTTTTAAAAGTATTGAGGTTATACCTGCATATAATTCTTTAACATTAATATTTAAAGATTACATTGATTATGATAAAATTCTATACCAGTTAAAGAATTTACCGGAATCAAATAAAAAAATTAAAAAAAGAACAAAAAGAACCTGGAAAATTCCCGTATGTTACGATAAAGAATTTGGATTGGATATGCAGGATTTTTCACGGCAAAAAAAAATTTCAGAAAAAGAAATAATAAAACTACATACACAACCCCTTTATACCGTTTATTGTATAGGTTTTTTACCGGGATTTATGTACCTGGGAGGATTAGATGAAAAATTATTCCATCCCAGGCGTACAGCCCCCAGGCTTAAAATACCAAAAGGATCAGTTGGAATAGGAGGGCAACAAACCGGAGTTTATCCAAAACAATCTCCTGGAGGTTGGAATATAATAGGAAATTCACCTGCCGAAATTTTTAATGCAGATGAAGATAATCCTTGTAAAGTAGAGGTAGGGGATAAGATAATATTTTATGAAATAACAAAAGCCGAATATGAATTAATTAAAATTCAGGTTGATACCAATATTTTTAATTTAGAAAGTGAGGTGGTTCATGATTAA
- a CDS encoding biotin-dependent carboxyltransferase family protein, producing MIKVLKSGFYSTIQDLGRFGYRDKGVPVSGVMDEASAKLANMLLGNNTTDAVMEMTMKGPRLLFSCNTCIVITGAEMEPSINSLEIENNKIYDIHKGDILNFGNVTKGLRSYLAVKKGFLTELKLGSRSQYEMITYKSKVNNRDEINIEDFPFSKISGTHAKISSNWMNTEMLKVYKGPEFHLLSNKQKKQLANIEFTLAKENNRMACQLDEKIENHTHSILTSATLPGTVQLTPSGKLIILMKDAQTTGGYPRVLQLSEESICVLSQKITGQKVKISLID from the coding sequence ATGATTAAAGTTTTAAAATCAGGTTTTTATAGTACCATACAGGATTTAGGAAGATTTGGCTATAGAGATAAAGGTGTGCCTGTTAGCGGAGTTATGGATGAAGCATCGGCAAAATTAGCGAACATGTTATTGGGTAATAACACAACCGATGCTGTTATGGAAATGACCATGAAAGGCCCAAGGCTACTTTTTTCCTGCAATACTTGTATTGTAATTACGGGTGCAGAAATGGAACCAAGTATTAATTCCCTGGAAATTGAAAATAATAAAATATATGACATTCACAAAGGTGATATTTTGAACTTCGGAAATGTAACAAAAGGATTAAGATCTTATCTCGCAGTAAAAAAAGGTTTTTTAACAGAGTTGAAGTTAGGGAGCAGATCTCAATATGAAATGATAACTTATAAAAGTAAGGTTAACAATCGTGATGAAATTAATATAGAAGATTTTCCTTTTTCTAAAATATCAGGAACCCATGCAAAAATATCTTCTAATTGGATGAATACGGAGATGTTAAAAGTATATAAAGGTCCAGAGTTTCACTTGCTAAGCAATAAACAAAAAAAACAACTTGCTAATATTGAATTTACCCTGGCGAAAGAAAATAACAGAATGGCTTGCCAACTGGATGAAAAGATTGAGAATCATACCCATTCCATATTAACTTCAGCAACCCTTCCCGGTACGGTTCAATTAACCCCATCAGGTAAATTAATCATTTTAATGAAAGATGCACAAACAACAGGTGGGTACCCCAGAGTATTACAATTATCTGAAGAATCAATTTGTGTGTTATCACAAAAAATCACTGGTCAAAAAGTAAAAATTTCACTTATAGACTAG
- a CDS encoding sensor histidine kinase — protein sequence MENEKEIISLIIYVSVLIVILVVFVVTFFLAYQRRKTQLLIEKAEEKQKYEAELAQAQTEIQEQTFKNISWELHDNVGQLLSVSKLQLNMLLPKIPESTKKSYAEATETLGQALKELRQLSKILNTDFVSSIGLQESLETEIERFKRINFLKIDYKVQGDKVNINKKDEIIIFRIFQECFSNVVKYSKASNLYILLDYRPEELFISVVDDGVGFNPDMIKKGTGLINMRKRSELIGGNFSIETAKNKGVSIHLTYPYK from the coding sequence ATGGAAAATGAAAAAGAAATAATAAGCCTCATAATATACGTAAGCGTGTTAATAGTAATTTTAGTTGTTTTTGTAGTAACATTTTTTTTAGCGTATCAACGTAGAAAAACTCAACTTTTAATTGAAAAAGCTGAAGAAAAACAAAAGTATGAGGCAGAATTGGCCCAGGCTCAAACCGAAATCCAGGAGCAAACATTTAAAAATATCAGTTGGGAACTTCATGATAATGTAGGGCAATTATTGTCTGTTTCAAAATTACAGCTTAATATGTTGCTTCCTAAAATACCTGAAAGCACAAAAAAAAGTTATGCCGAAGCCACCGAAACATTAGGTCAGGCATTAAAGGAATTAAGACAGCTTTCAAAAATACTGAATACCGATTTTGTTTCAAGTATTGGTCTGCAGGAATCGCTTGAAACCGAAATAGAACGTTTTAAGAGAATTAATTTTCTAAAAATTGATTATAAAGTTCAGGGAGATAAGGTAAATATTAATAAAAAAGATGAAATCATCATCTTTAGGATTTTTCAGGAATGTTTTTCGAATGTGGTAAAATATTCCAAAGCAAGTAATCTTTATATTTTATTAGACTATAGACCTGAAGAATTATTTATATCGGTTGTTGATGATGGCGTAGGGTTTAATCCTGATATGATTAAAAAAGGAACCGGACTCATTAACATGAGAAAGAGATCTGAATTAATAGGAGGAAATTTTTCAATAGAAACTGCAAAAAATAAAGGAGTTTCCATACATTTGACATATCCTTACAAATAA